The Thermus filiformis genome contains a region encoding:
- a CDS encoding DUF3467 domain-containing protein, which yields MNELKIDIDKDTAMGRYSNLALFSHTKNEFVLDFALLQPQGGALVVSRVITSPQHAKAILRSLAENVARYEETFGPIPEPVAENQA from the coding sequence ATGAACGAGCTGAAGATTGACATAGACAAGGACACGGCCATGGGCCGGTACTCCAACCTGGCCCTCTTCTCCCACACCAAGAACGAGTTCGTCCTGGACTTCGCCCTGCTCCAGCCCCAGGGGGGCGCCCTGGTGGTGAGCCGGGTCATCACCAGCCCGCAGCACGCCAAGGCCATCCTGCGGAGTCTGGCGGAGAACGTGGCCCGGTACGAGGAGACCTTCGGCCCCATCCCCGAGCCCGTGGCGGAGAATCAGGCGTAA
- a CDS encoding roadblock/LC7 domain-containing protein, whose amino-acid sequence MEETLKALKEVRGVRAVALLTEDGFVVESLLDEGAPALDRLGAASATALATARGLSQELHRGEVEEVMVEYPDGVLLLVPLAGHQLVLYLDSVASLGRTRLELKRALPRLKEAL is encoded by the coding sequence GTGGAGGAGACCTTGAAGGCCTTGAAGGAGGTGCGGGGGGTGCGGGCGGTGGCCCTCCTCACCGAGGACGGCTTCGTGGTGGAAAGCCTCCTGGACGAGGGGGCCCCGGCCCTGGACCGCCTGGGGGCCGCCTCGGCCACGGCCCTGGCCACCGCCCGGGGGCTCTCCCAGGAGCTCCACCGGGGGGAGGTGGAGGAGGTCATGGTAGAGTACCCAGACGGGGTGCTCCTCCTGGTCCCCCTGGCGGGCCACCAGCTCGTCCTCTACCTGGACTCGGTGGCCAGCCTGGGCCGGACCCGGCTGGAGCTGAAAAGGGCCCTGCCCCGGCTGAAGGAGGCCTTATGA
- a CDS encoding roadblock/LC7 domain-containing protein, which translates to MAYLEALKTLGVEQAVLTGLDGLVIESAGRGSSELLAAELASLLRHMAPLAEALSGEVRRFTLATDAREVLAVRVKDYLLAAVINRGADRKAVGNELSRIALRLAEEL; encoded by the coding sequence ATGGCGTACCTCGAGGCCCTTAAGACCCTAGGGGTGGAGCAGGCGGTCCTCACCGGCCTAGACGGCCTGGTGATTGAGAGCGCGGGCCGGGGAAGCTCCGAGCTTTTGGCCGCGGAGCTGGCCTCGCTCCTTAGGCACATGGCCCCCCTGGCCGAGGCCCTCTCCGGGGAGGTCCGCCGCTTCACCCTGGCCACGGACGCCCGGGAGGTCCTGGCCGTGCGGGTGAAGGACTACCTGCTGGCCGCGGTGATTAACCGAGGGGCGGACCGGAAGGCGGTGGGCAACGAGCTCTCGCGCATCGCCCTCAGGCTTGCGGAGGAGCTTTAG
- the recR gene encoding recombination mediator RecR, whose translation MRYPEPLLKLIRALSGLPGLGPKTAQKLALHLVFHPEAREGLKEALKEAEALSPCPVCGNLSLGGLCAICQDESRDRRLLCVVESVQDLYALERSGEYSGLYHVLGGTLNPLEGVGPKELNLEALFARLEGVEEVILATGMTVEGEATALYLAEELKKRGVRTSRLAYGLPMGGSLEYVDEVTLSRALEGRRPV comes from the coding sequence ATGAGATACCCCGAGCCCCTCCTGAAGCTCATCCGCGCCCTCTCCGGCCTCCCCGGCCTGGGGCCCAAGACCGCCCAGAAGCTCGCCCTCCACCTGGTCTTCCACCCCGAGGCCCGGGAGGGCCTGAAGGAGGCCCTAAAGGAGGCGGAGGCCCTCTCCCCCTGCCCGGTCTGCGGGAACCTCTCCTTGGGGGGGCTTTGCGCCATCTGCCAAGACGAAAGCCGGGACCGCCGCCTCCTTTGCGTGGTGGAGTCGGTGCAGGACCTGTACGCCCTGGAGCGGAGCGGGGAGTACTCCGGGCTCTACCACGTCCTGGGAGGGACGCTGAACCCTCTGGAGGGGGTGGGGCCCAAGGAGCTGAACCTCGAGGCCCTCTTCGCCCGGCTCGAGGGGGTGGAGGAGGTCATCCTGGCCACGGGGATGACGGTGGAGGGGGAGGCCACCGCGCTTTACCTGGCGGAGGAGCTGAAGAAGCGGGGGGTGCGGACGAGCCGCCTGGCCTACGGACTCCCCATGGGGGGGAGCCTGGAGTACGTGGACGAGGTCACCCTGAGCCGGGCCCTGGAGGGGCGAAGACCGGTATGA
- a CDS encoding YbaB/EbfC family nucleoid-associated protein, whose translation MNIQKLLKEAQKAQKKAAEVQERLEKTVVTGSAQGLVEVDANGHGRILAVRLKPEALKEDLEGLEDLILVAIQDAQRKAHELSEKEMSRELGGVGQMLGGLL comes from the coding sequence AGGAGGCGCAGAAGGCACAGAAGAAGGCGGCGGAGGTCCAGGAGCGCCTGGAGAAGACCGTGGTCACGGGCTCGGCCCAGGGCCTGGTGGAGGTGGACGCCAACGGGCACGGGCGGATCCTGGCGGTCCGGCTCAAGCCCGAGGCCCTGAAGGAGGACCTCGAGGGCCTGGAGGACCTCATCCTGGTGGCCATCCAGGACGCGCAGCGGAAGGCCCACGAGCTCTCGGAGAAGGAGATGAGCCGGGAGCTGGGCGGGGTGGGCCAGATGCTGGGGGGGCTTCTCTAA